The following are from one region of the Serinus canaria isolate serCan28SL12 chromosome 8, serCan2020, whole genome shotgun sequence genome:
- the PTGS2 gene encoding prostaglandin G/H synthase 2: protein MPLLPLALLAALLAAGRAANPCCSNPCQNRGVCMTTGPDRYECDCTRTGFYGQNCTTPEFFTWLKLALKPSPNTVHYILTHFQGAWNIINNIPFLRDTIMRYVLTSRSHLIDSPPTYNSDYNYKTWEAYSNLSYYTRSLPPVGLDCPTPMGVKGKKELPDSKLIVEKFLLRRKFIPDPQGTNVMFTFFAQHFTHQFFKTDQKRGPAFTRALGHGVDLNHIYGETLERQLKLRLRKDGKLKYQMINGEMYPPTVRDTQAEMLYPPHVPEHLRFSVGQEVFGLVPGLMMYATIWLREHNRVCDVLKHQHPEWDDEQLFQTARLILIGETIKIVIEDYVQHLSGYHFKLKFDPELLFNQKFQYQNRIAAEFNTLYHWHPLLPDTFQIHDQEYTFQQFLYNNSIMLEHGLSHMVKSFSKQSAGRVAGGKNVPAAVQKVAKASIDQSRQMRYQSLNEYRKRFMLKPFRSFEELTGEKEMAAELEELYGDIDAMELYPGLLVEKPRPGAIFGETMVEMGAPFSLKGLMGNAICSPEYWKPSTFGGKVGFDIVNTASLQKLICNNVKGCPFTAFHILPPEPTEATINVSTSKTAMEDINPTLLLKERSAEL from the exons atgccgctgctgcccctggccctgctggccgCGCTGCTGGCCGCCGGCCGCGCCG CCAACCCTTGCTGCTCGAATCCCTGCCAGAACAGAGGCGTCTGCATGACCACCGGGCCAGATCGCTACGAGTGCGACTGCACCAGGACAGGCTTCTACGGGCAGAACTGCACCACAC CGGAATTTTTCACGTGGCTGAAGCTAGCATTGAAACCATCACCAAATACTGTCCACTACATCCTCACCCACTTCCAAGGAGCCTGGAATATCATCAACAACATTCCCTTCTTAAGGGACACTATTATGAGATATGTACTAACGT caAGATCACACTTGATTGACAGCCCACCAACTTACAATAGTGACTACAATTACAAAACCTGGGAAGCTTATTCCAATCTTTCCTACTACACAAGAAGCCTTCCACCAGTAGGACTTGACTGCCCAACACCAATGGGTGTTAAAG GTAAGAAAGAGCTCCCGGATTCGAAGCTGATCGTGGAGAAGTTTTTGCTGAGGAGAAAGTTTATTCCCGACCCACAAGGGACAAATGTGATGTTCACCTTCTTTGCCCAGCACTTCACCCACCAGTTCTTCAAGACAGACCAGAAGCGGGGCCCTGCCTTCACCAGAGCGCTCGGCCACGGG gTTGACTTGAACCACATTTATGGAGAGACTCTGGAGAGACAACTTAAACTGAGGCTTCGAAAGGATGGAAAGCTAAAATACCAG ATGATCAATGGAGAGATGTACCCTCCGACGGTGCGGGACACGCAGGCAGAGATGCTGTACCCACCCCACGTGCCCGAGCACCTGCGCTTCTCCGTGGGGCAGGAGGTGTTCGGGCTGGTGCCCGGGCTCATGATGTACGCCACGATCTGGCTGCGCGAGCACAACCGCGTCTGCGACGTGCTCAAGCACCAGCACCCCGAGTGGGACGACGAGCAGCTCTTCCAGACCGCCCGGCTCATTCTGATCG GAGAGACAATCAAGATCGTTATAGAGGACTATGTGCAGCACCTGAGTGGGTACCACTTCAAGCTGAAGTTTgaccctgagctgctgttcaACCAGAAGTTCCAGTACCAGAACCGCATCGCAGCCGAGTTCAACACCCTGTACCACTGGCACCCGCTGCTGCCCGACACCTTCCAGATCCATGACCAGGAGTACACCTTCCAGCAGTTCCTTTACAACAACTCCATCATGCTGGAGCACGGACTATCCCATATGGTCAAATCTTTCTCCAAGCAAAGTGCTGGCAGG GTTGCCGGTGGGAAGAatgttcctgctgcagtgcagaaagTGGCAAAGGCCTCCATTGACCAAAGCAGGCAGATGAGGTACCAGTCCTTGAACGAGTACAGGAAACGCTTCATGCTGAAACCGTTCCGATCCTTCGAAGAGCTTACAG gagaaaaagagatggCAGcggagctggaggagctgtaCGGGGACATCGATGCCATGGAGCTGTACCCAGGCCTGCTGGTGGAGAAGCCCCGGCCCGGGGCCATCTTTGGCGAGACCATGGTGGAGATGGGAGCACCGTTCTCCCTGAAGGGGCTGATGGGCAACGCCATCTGCTCCCCCGAGTACTGGAAGCCCAGCACCTTTGGGGGCAAGGTGGGCTTCGACATCGTCAACACGGCCTCCCTGCAGAAGCTCATCTGCAACAACGTGAAAGGCTGTCCCTTCACTGCCTTCCACATCCTGCCTCCCGAGCCCACCGAGGCCACGATTAACGTTAGTACCTCAAAAACTGCCATGGAAGATATCAACCCCACGCTCCTGCTGAAAGAGCGCTCTGCCGAGCTGTAG